CAGCCTCCAACACAGAGGGAAACCCGCTGGCCCTAGGGCTCCCGGCTGCGCAGGCTCGTCCAGCACAAGCGGAATCACAGCCCCAGGACTTGGGGCTCCGCGTGTCCTGGGCTGAACGCTCTTCCAGTGCGATAGTGAGCACTTTCTCCAACTGGAAAGACTGAGACCCAGCGGCAACTGGAGCGCAAGATGGGAGGGAGCTGCGCGCAGAGACGCGGAGCCGGCCGGCTGCAGGTACTGTTTCCCCTCCTGCTGCCTTTGTTCCACCGCGCGCTCTGCGAGCCGATCCGCTACTCGATTCCCGAGGAGCTGGCCAAGGGCTCGGTGGTGGGGAAACTCGCGAAAGATCTAGAGCTCAGTGTTCTGGATGTCTCAGCTCGGAAGCTGCGAGTTAGCGCGGAGAAGCTGCTTTTCAGTGTAGACGCGGAGAGCGGGGACTTACTGGTGAAGGACCGAATAGACCGTGAGCAGATTTGCAAAGAGAGAAGAAGATGTGAGTTGCAGTTGGAAGCCGTGGTGGAAAATCccttaaatattttccatatcATTGTGAATGTCGAGGATATTAATGACCATGCCCCTCAATtccataaagatgaaataaacttAGAAATCAGTGAATCTGTCAGCCCAGGAACGGGAACGATTCTTGACTCTGCAAAAGATCCTGATATAAGTATGAATTCACTGAGCAAATACCAACTAAGTCCTAATGAATATTTCTCTTTGGTGGTAAAAGACAATCCCGATGGTGGCAAATATCCAGAATTAATACTAAAGAAGAACCTGGACCGAGAAACGCAGAGCGCCCACCACTTAGTACTAACAGCCTTAGATGGTGGGGATCCACCACGAAGTGGCACTGCTCGGATCCGAATCCTGGTGGTGGATGCCAATGATAACCCCCCTGTGTTCAGCCAAGATGTGTATAGGGCCAGCATTCCAGAAAACGTGCCCCGGGGGACCTCTGTGCTGAGAGTGAGCGCCACAGACCAGGATGAAGGCTCCAATGCAGAGGTCACCTATTCCTTCTTTGGTGTGGCTGATAAAGCCCAGCACGTGTTCTCTTTGGATTCTGCTACAGGAAACATCATAACTCATCAACCCTTGGATTTTGAAGAAGTGGACAGATATATAATGGATGTAGAAGCAAAGGACCGAGGATCTCTCTCTACACGATGTAAAGTAATTATAGAGGTTCTAGACGAAAACGACAACAGCCCAGAAATAATCATTACTTCTCTCTCTGATCAGATTTTGGAGAATTCCCTTCCAGGAATGGTTGTGGCCCTCTTCAAGACAAGAGACTTAGATTCCagagaaaatggagaagtcaCATGTAATTTAAGTAGAAATAGTCCATTTAAGATTCATTCTTCTTCTAATAATTACTACAAGCTGGTGACCGATGGGGCTCTAGACCGAGAGCGGACTCCAGAATACAACGTCACCATCACAGCAACAGACAGAGGAAAGCTGCCCCTCTCCTCCAGCACCACCATCACTCTGCACATCACCGACATTAACGACAACGCCCCGGTTTTCCAACAGTCCGCCTACCTGGTCCACGTGCCAGAAAACAACCCGCCTGGGGCCTCCATAGCACAGGTCAGCGCCTCCGATCCCGACCTGGGACCCAACGGCCAAGTCTCCTACTCCATCGTGGCCAGCGACCTGGAGCCACAGGCGCTGTCGTCCTACGTGTCCGTGAACCCGCAGAGCGGTGTGGTGTTTGCGCAGCGCGCCTTCGACCATGAGCAGCTGCGCGCCTTCCAACTGACGCTGCAGGCTCGAGACCAGGGCTCACCCGCACTCAGCACCAATGTCAGCCTGCGCGTGTTGGTGACCGACCGCAACGACAACGCGCCAAGGGTGCTTTACCCTGCACTGGGGCCCGACAGCTCTGCGCTCTTCGACACAGTGCCGCGCGCCGCTCAGCCCGGCTACCTGGTCACCAAGGTGGTGGCGGTGGACGCAGACTCGGGACACAATGCCTGGCTATCCTACCACGTGCTGCAGGCCAGCGAGCCTGGACTGTTTAGCCTGGGGCTGCGCACGGGCGAGGTGCGCACAGCGCGTGCTTTGGGCGACAGAGATTCGGCCCGCCAGCGCCTGCTGGTCGCGGTGCGTGACGGGGGACAGCCGCCTCTCTCGGCCACTGCCACGCTGCTGCTGGTCTTCGCTGACAGCCTACAAGAGGCGCTTCCGGATTTTAGCGACCGCCCCACACCTTCTGACCCCCAGGCTGAGCTGCAGTTTTATCTGGTGGTGGCTTTGGCCTTGATCTCGGTACTCTTCCTATTGGCTGTGATTCTGGCGGTTGCTCTGCACCTGCGACGCTCCTCCAGCCCCGCCGCTGGCGGCTGCTTTGGGTCTGTTCTTTGCTCCAAATCTGGACTGGAGATTCCCCCCAACTACAGTGAGGGTACTTTGCCCTATGCCTATAATTTGTGTGTGCCTGGGGATCAAACTAGTCCAGCATTTAATTTTCTCACGTCTGCTGACCATTGTCCAGCCAAGCAGGATACTCTCAACAAAGACAGCTCTTCAGGACTATTGGCTAGCATTCTAACTCCTAGTGTTGAAGCAGATAGGAAGACTTTAAAACAGGTAAGTAGTTAAAATAATGCTTCTTACATTCCAAACTGCTAATATATACCAATATGTAGATCCTGTGTTCAATCTCTTGATAGAGTTCCTAAAATAAATCTTGGTCAGATCTATCAGTATCAATGTTAAGACTAAAGTTAACAATGCTGCGATCCTTCTAATATTCAAATGCATCTTAAAGGAAATATATAGAGAGATCTCAGGTGAAATTTtcgtgaaataaagagcttttaaTTAAGGATGTGGTATACAGGTACTTGTAtattatggtattttaaaataaccctAATACCATCCAAATTTTCTCAAACTGGGACCGTGCTGGTTCCACATGCAAAAATGCTGTGCTCTTCAGTTGGTAAAAATTAATAGGAACGAAACCTAACCAGCAAAATTTTAGTTCCAGTAATagttgaaaactttttaaataattaagtacTGCCTTTTAATAATTACTCCTTCCAAAAGTGCTATTGGTAAACTTTTACCATCATATTACGTAACTCTTTGTTTTTCTGCGATTTAAGCTTTCCCTACTCTGTATGAATGATTTTCCAAGAGGTGAGTGTTATTTATTAACTTCTAGAACGGGCACATTAGTTGGGGGTTTTTTACTCGTTGCAATAATGAAATTGGACTCCAGGCGCCGCTGTTCACCAACCAGGGAATGGGAAGCCGAGCGCTAgagtcccttcctcccccacctctatAACACAAAGCAGAGTGAGATGGATACTCACGGATCCTGATGCTGGAAACTTAAAGTACGGACTTCCCTGCgctctttaatatattttggatgcAGTTGGCGCGGGACTTCGTAGATGCGTAAGCTGGATCACAACAAGCCGGCACAAGAAACCGCGGAATACCGGCTCAGCCATCGCCATGGGGAATCAGCTACCACGCCTGGACCGCAGCGGGCTGGTCCTACTGAGCATTTTCCTGGGGACACTGCGGGAGTCTGGGGCCGGGCAGATCCGATATTCGGTGCCCGAAGAGACAGACAAAGGCTTCTTCGTGGGCAATATTTCCAAGGACCTCGGGCTGGAGCCCTGGGAGCTGGCGGAGCGCCGCGTCCGCATCGTCTCCAGAGGAAAGACGCAGCTTTTCGCTCTGCATCCGCGAAGTGGCAGCTTGATCACTGCAGGTAGGATAGACCGGGAGGAGCTCTGTGAGACGATGTCctcctgttttttaaatatggagGTACTTGTGGAAGATACCCTGAAGATTTACGGAGTGGAAGTGGAAATAATGGATATTAATGATAACGCCCCCAGCTTCGGGGaggaggaaatagaaataaaagtcaGTGAGCACGCAACACCGGGATCGCGATTTCCCCTTCCTAACGCTAGGGATCCAGACGTAGGAATGAATGCCCTACAGCGCTACCAGCTCAATCCTAATAGTTACTTTTCCTTGCAAGTGCGAGGCGGAACCAATGGGGCCAAGAATCCCGAGCTAGTGCTGGAGGGGGGCCTGGACCGAGAGAAAGAGTCTGCTCACCTCCTCCTGCTCACAGCCTTAGATGGAGGAGATCCCATTCGCCAGGGCACTGTTCCCATTCGTGTGGTAGTCCTCGACGTCAATGACCATATCCCAAAGTTTACACAGTCTGTATATCAAGTGAGTGTCCCTGAGAACCTCAGCTCTGGAACTCGGGTGCTCACGGTAAACGCGACTGATCCAGATGAGGGAGTCAATGGGGAGGTGGTGTATTCATTTCGGAATGTAGAAAGCAAAGCTTCTGAAATATTCCACTTGGATTCCAGAACTGGAGAAGTCTCAATACAGGGGCCTCTGGATTTTGAGAAATATAGGTTCTATGAGATGGAAATTCAAGGCCAAGATGGTGGAGGTCTCTCAACCACTGCTAAGATGTTGATCACAATTGTGGATGTGAATGATAATGCCCCAGAAATAACTATCACATCTTCTACCAACTCAGTGCTGGAAAACTCTCCTCCAGGTACAGTAATTGCTCTTCTAAATGTGCAAGATCAAGACTCCGGAGAAAATGGTCAAGTTTCTTGTTTCATTCCTAAACATCTGCCTTTTAATTTAGAAAAGACCTATGGAAATTACTATAAGTTGATAACAAACAGAGCACTGGACAGAGAGCAGATCCAAAGCTACAATATAACATTGACAGCTACAGATCAGGGAAGTCCACCCTTGTCTACAAAAACTCACATCTCACTGAATGTAGCGGATGACAACGATAACCCacccacttttgcccactcctCTTACTCTGCCTATATTCCTGAAAACAACCCCAGAGGAGCCTCCTTTTTCTCAGTGACAGCACTTGATTGGGACAGCAAAGAAAATGCCAGGGTCACCTACTCCCTGGTTGAGGACACCATTCAAGGAGTTCCCCTGTCCTCTTACATTTCCATCAACTCAGACACTGGTGTCCTGTATGCACTGTGCTCCTTCGACTATGAGCAGCTCCGAGACCTGCAGCTACAGGTGATGGCACAGGATAGTGGGGATCCTCCACTCAGCAGCAATGTGTCCCTGAGCATATTTGTGCTAGACCAGAACGACAATGCACCAGAGATCCTGTATCCTGCACTCCCCACTGATGGCTCCACTGGGGTGGAGCTGGCGCCCCGCTCCGCAGAGCCGGGCTACCTGGTAACCAAAGTGGTCGCAGTGGACAGAGACTCAGGCCAGAATGCCTGGCTGTCCTACCGCCTGCTCAAGGCCAGTGAGCCAGGGCTCTTTGTGGTGGGGCTGCACACAGGAGAGGTACGCACTGAGCGTGCCCTGCTGGACAGAGATGCACTCAAGCAGAGCCTGGTGGTAGTGGTCCAAGACCATGGCCATCCCCCACTCTCAGCCACCGTCACCCTCACTGTGGCTGTAGCTGACAGCATCCCAGAGGTCCTGGCAGACCTGGGCAGCCTGGAGTCTCCCACCAACCCCGATGATTCAGGCCTTACATTGTACCTGGTGATGGCGGTGGCTGCAGTCTCCTGCGTCTTTCTCGCTTTTGTCGTCATACTTCTGGCACTCAGACTGCGGCGCTGGCACACATCACGGCTGCTCCCGGCTTCAGGAGCTGGGTTGGCAGGTGTGCCTGCCTCTCACTTTGTGGGCGTTGATGGGGTGCGGGCATTCCTGCAGACCTATTCCCACGAGGTCTCCCTCACTGCAGACTCGAGGAAGAGTCACCTGATCTTCCCGCAGCCCAACTACGCTGACACGCTCATCAGCCAGGAGAGCTGTGAGAAAAGCGAGCCTCTCTTGATAGTTGAAGATTCAGTTACCGGTTTGGGCAAATGTGATCCTACAACTAAtcaggtgagatttttttttccctgcctcaCAATTATTAGTGTCTCTACAGAAGTCCATTaaattgctttttctctttttttttgatgagtctctTTTGAAAAGTGTTGGGGGGCATATTCAGTTCATACAGACTTAGAGCAATACATGTGAGTTTGTGTATTTTACCTGTAATCAAATCACCATTTTTCAGAAAGGTTTAgtgaaagtcattttttttttagtcctggTTTTCCTTTAAATCCAGAGGTCTCATTTTGCTATCATGGCCTGTTCTATAGTAAGTTGAATTTAGTAATACTTTTCTATTATCAGTGTCTGTGGCTATCAGTGTAAACTGGTTATGACTctccaacatttatttatttccctattTAAACTTTGCATCGCCTCCatgattataattatattttaccaTTATTTGCTTTACTTCTGATGCTCAGATTTGACCCTGTTGATTCAACAGAGTACTCTCTCTAGCTCTTTTTCTTATCTATCTACATACACACAGTCACACATATGTCTACATTTATGCATGTAAGCTTTTTAGCACAAAAcaactatattttcatttttgatggcTGGTAATGTGTTTAGACCCTGTTGATCATTTCAACATTATCTCACTTATTTATCCCACCAAAACAGACATGTTGACTGCCTTTTAATTACGAGACTCCCTTGTGAGAAGAAATGTAGAACACACGTTTTCCCTTATGTTCTAGAcatcttttctatttctacagtgaagtcattaggTAGTTTGGAGAGATAATTGAGTTGTTGAACTGGTgctatttccttttattcttttacttataCTTTAGTGTATGtgttaaaggctttttttttaatgtaaagtcacagaaataattaattttaatccagtgcttctcaaaaaattattttcaaatctgTTAAGCAtgtttacatttttcatatttattcatagGGAATAGTTTGTGAATATAAGAGATGGAGTGGGTTTTTGGACTTCATAATAGACTGATTTAGCTGGTATTCCTTTGGATACTTTTGTTTGTCTTCAATATGCCCGTGAGTCATAGATTCCCTGTTTCTGTCCTTCGTAAATTCATTTTGTATCATGTCTACGTATACTCAGTTCTTGTATTCAGAACCAACCTGTTATTGAAGCCCTAAGAGTTACCTACTAACACACACATTACCTGAAGCAAGGTGTAGGAAAGTCAAGTATGGCGAGGAAACCAGTTAGGGTACTCGATCACAGGAGTCATCTCCATAATCAGTCCAGCTCCTCACTCTCACACCGCTTCTAGATATTTGGTGCAAATTATTTGTATACTCGTGTTCCCCTTTAGGAATTTGCCTTAATGTAATTAACTGTGCATAGCATATTTAATaattgggcaaaaaaaaaaggttcaacTGTAGGAAAGGGAAGTCTTGTAACAGATGCCTAAATTTGTCTTGAATCAAGAAAATGTTCTTGTGTTCAGAGCATCTCGGGATAGAATTATGTTTATAGAATTCCAAACTGGGACAAAGATTGGACACATTTCATTTGAACTGAAATTAGATGAATAAAAAGGATATGAGGTATTTTTCTGGGAGAGGGAAGTGttctgtgtcttttaaaatgtagtcTATCAAGatcttggaaaataaaaaggaaaggatggTTTTGAAACTTAAGCTTAAGAAGGTTATTTTGACACAAAGGTAGTAAAGTTCTGGTCAGGAGCAACATGTGATCCAATAAAATCATGGacagagccctgaccagtatgggtgtggctcagttggttggtcatttCCCGCAAAGCGAAAGGTGGCCAGTgggattccaggtcagggcatatgcctgggtccctggttgatgcatacaagagtcaacctatctatatttctctctcacattcgctgtttctctccctctttctccctcccttcccctctctctaaaaataaataaaatctataaagaaaataCCTTCACATTTCCTGTCATTAAATTCCTATGGTGACCTACTAGGGTATACTTTTATAAGTAACAACAAAGACCTGGTGGCAGTGTCCGTCCTCATCCTGAGTGCACACTATATAGCTTTGAGATCTCCTCCAGTTTCCTCTGGTAAATGGAAGAGGGAAGTTTATCTGCACATATGAGTGAATCTAATACTGGGTGTCATTGCATGGCTGTCAAAATTTCTCCATGCCACTTGGTGGGGCTATTTTCTCACGTGGTCTTTGTTCGAAGTCTGGAGAGAAGACTGCTTTGTTCTTCCAGTATCTTCACTGCCTCCGATTACAAAAACACAAACTTATCTCATTCGTGGGTTAGTGGCTCTCCTACAGGATCCCATCTCTAAGGAACTTGGGTAGTAAACACTGGAAAACAGATCCATCCAAAACTCACAAATTGACTCCTTTCCTATGCACCAGTCCAACACAGCTGTTGGAATAGTAAATCCCAATTGTTTGCAAGGCTCTGGCTGCAGTTTTCAAAACAGACTCCGAGCGCCGCTGTTGGCCAATGTGCTGCAAGAGCTGGAGTCCAGGATCCACCCCGGCGATTTTCTGCGCAGCCACAAAAGCAAGTACAGAAGGAGAGGGAGCCGGACGCCGCTGCTCCGCAAACCTGATTTCAGAATACCGATTGGAATACCTTCAAACTGGGAGCCTTGAGTTTTCTACGCGGTGGGAGTAGGTATTTTAAACGCAATTTGTAAAGAAAACGTCTCAACGCCAGAGGCTGCGGCAGGACAGAGAAGGATGGGAAACAGGGCGAAGCAGAGGAGCAGTACCCGGCGGCGGCGGCAAGTACTCTTTCCCTTCCTGCTGCCTTTGTTCTGCGGGGCGCTCTCCGAGCAGATCAGCTACTCCATCCCGGAAGAAATGGCCAGCGGCTCTGCAGTGGGGAACCTCGCTAAGGACCTGGGGCTGCGTGTACGGGATTTATTGACCCGCAACCTCAGAGTTAGTGCAGAGAAACAGTACTTGACCATAAACACGGAGAATGGGAACTTACTTGTGAGTGGTAGAATAGACCGGGAGTCGCTGTGCCCTCAAAACCCCGTGTGTGTCCTGCCCTTAGAGATTGTCGCAGAGAACCCTCTAAATGTTTTTCACGTAAATGTGATGATAGAAGATATAAATGACAATCCACCTCATTTTCCCCAAAATAGCATTGCTTTACAAATCAATGAACTTGCAATTCCAGGATCTCGGTTTGGTCTGGAATCTGCTATAGATGCAGATGTAGGGCCCAACTCTCTCCAGAGTTACCAACTCAGCCATAATGAGCACTTCTCTCTGATGAAAACAAGTAAGACAGAAGGCAAGAACGCCCCAGAACTACTGTTGGAGAAGCCCCTGGACCGAGAACGACAGAGCTCCCACCTCCTGGTCCTGACAGCAGTGGATGGGGGTGACCCAGTCCGAACTGGCACCACTCAAGTCAGGATCGAAGTCACTGATGCCAACGATAACCCCCCAGTGTTCAGTCAGGATGTGTACAAAGTCAGCCTGCGTGAGAACTTGCCCCCGGGCACCTCTGTGCTAACGGTGACAGCCACCGACCAAGATGAGGGCGTCAATGCGGAGATCACCTACTCCTTCAAAACAGTAGGAGATGTTGGAAATATGTTCACACTAGATCATCAAAGTGGAGAAATTAAATCCAAAGACCCTATAGACTTCGAAAACAGTAGCAGTTATACCATAACCATAGAAGCCAAGGACGGTGGAGGCATGGCCACCGAATGCAAAATTATACTAGAAATTCTAGATGAGAATGACAACGCCCCAGAGGTGGTTTTCACGTCCGTGTCTAGTTCCATAATGGAGGACGCAGAGCCTGGGACAGTAATTGCTTTGTTCAAAACACATGATAAAGATTCGGGAGAAAACGGGCAGGTCTCATGCCTCATAAAAGAGAAAGTTCCTTTTAGAATTCAGTCTTCCGCCAATAACTACTACAAGCTTGTAACAGATGGGACCCTGGATCGGGAACAAACCCCGGAGTACAATGTCACCATCACAGCCACTGACAAAGGCAAGCCGCCCCTCTCCTCCAACAGAAGAGTCACCCTACACATCGGGGACGTCAATGACAACCCTCCAGTTTTCCAACAGTCCGCCTACCTGGTTCACGTGCCAGAAAACAACCCGCCTGGGGCCTCCATTGCTCAGGTCAGCGCCTCCGATCCCGACCTGGGACCCAACGGCCACGTCTCCTACTCCATCGTGGCCAGCGACCTGGAGCCACAGGCGCTGTCGTCCTATGTGTCCGTGAACCCACAGAGCGGCGTGGTGTTCGCGCAGCGCGCCTTCGACCACGAGCAGCTACGCGCCTTCCAACTGACGCTGCAGGCTCGCGACCAGGGCTCGCCAGCGCTCCGCGCCAACGTCAGCCTGCGCGTGTTGGTGACCGACCGCAACGACAACGCGCCAAGGGTGCTTTACCCTGCACTGGGGCCCGACAGCTCTGCGCTCTTCGACACAGTGCCGCGCGCCGCTCAGCCGGGCTACCTGGTCACCAAGGTGGTGGCGGTGGACGCCGACTCGGGACACAATGCCTGGCTATCCTACCACGTGCTGCAGGCCAGCGAGCCTGGACTGTTCAGCTTGGGGCTGCGCACGGGCGAGGTGCGCACAGCGCGTGCTTTGGGCGACAGGGACTCGGCCCGCCAGCGCCTGCTGGTCGCTGTGCGTGATGGGGGACAGCCGCCTCTCTCCGCCACCGCTACACTGCACCTGGTCTTCGCTGACAGCCTACAAGAGATACTGCCAGACCTCAGCGACCATCAGACACCCTCTGACCCCCAGGCTGAGCTGCAGTTTTACCTGGTGATGGCTTTGGCCTTGATCTCGGTACTCTTCCTCCTGGCGGTGATTCTGGCGGTAGCCATGCGCTTGCGACGCTCCTCCAGCCTGGCTACCTGGCGCTGCTTTGAGCCTGGTCTCTGTACTAAGACTGGACCAGGGGTTTCTCCCAACTACAACGAAGGAACTTTGCCTTATTCCTACAATCTGTACGTTGCCTCCAATTCTCAGGAAACGCGGTTTAATTTTCTCTCTAGGACGCCAGAAACTGCCCCTCCACAAGATCTTTCTCATGAAGCATCTTTGGTAGTAAGTGTCACTGAGAAGAATAACAAGTTAAGCTTTAACTCTGTTGCTTTTACTCACGTGAGTTTCAATGAATGCCTTTTATCTAGAAAtggtttggtttatttatttttttactctattaaatacaaagagatgaaaatgcatgagaaagggctttaaaaaagattttgtttatttttagagaggggaagaggggagaaagagcgagtgaaagatcaatgtgtggttgcctctcgggcgcccccaactggggaccaggacggcaacccaggcatgtgccctgaccagaatggaaacagggaccctttggttggtaggcctgcactccatccactgagccacaccagccagggcacctttgtAAAGGACATAGTAATGCTTTTATAATATT
The genomic region above belongs to Phyllostomus discolor isolate MPI-MPIP mPhyDis1 chromosome 13, mPhyDis1.pri.v3, whole genome shotgun sequence and contains:
- the LOC114509216 gene encoding protocadherin gamma-B1 isoform X18, encoding MGNRAKQRSSTRRRRQVLFPFLLPLFCGALSEQISYSIPEEMASGSAVGNLAKDLGLRVRDLLTRNLRVSAEKQYLTINTENGNLLVSGRIDRESLCPQNPVCVLPLEIVAENPLNVFHVNVMIEDINDNPPHFPQNSIALQINELAIPGSRFGLESAIDADVGPNSLQSYQLSHNEHFSLMKTSKTEGKNAPELLLEKPLDRERQSSHLLVLTAVDGGDPVRTGTTQVRIEVTDANDNPPVFSQDVYKVSLRENLPPGTSVLTVTATDQDEGVNAEITYSFKTVGDVGNMFTLDHQSGEIKSKDPIDFENSSSYTITIEAKDGGGMATECKIILEILDENDNAPEVVFTSVSSSIMEDAEPGTVIALFKTHDKDSGENGQVSCLIKEKVPFRIQSSANNYYKLVTDGTLDREQTPEYNVTITATDKGKPPLSSNRRVTLHIGDVNDNPPVFQQSAYLVHVPENNPPGASIAQVSASDPDLGPNGHVSYSIVASDLEPQALSSYVSVNPQSGVVFAQRAFDHEQLRAFQLTLQARDQGSPALRANVSLRVLVTDRNDNAPRVLYPALGPDSSALFDTVPRAAQPGYLVTKVVAVDADSGHNAWLSYHVLQASEPGLFSLGLRTGEVRTARALGDRDSARQRLLVAVRDGGQPPLSATATLHLVFADSLQEILPDLSDHQTPSDPQAELQFYLVMALALISVLFLLAVILAVAMRLRRSSSLATWRCFEPGLCTKTGPGVSPNYNEGTLPYSYNLYVASNSQETRFNFLSRTPETAPPQDLSHEASLVVSVTEKNNKLSFNSVAFTHQAPPNTDWRFSQAQRPGTSGSQNGDETGTWPNNQFDTEMLQAMILASASEAADGSSTLGGGAGTMGLSARYGPQFTLQHVPDYRQNVYIPGSNATLTNAAGKRDGKAPAGGNGNKKKSGKKEKK